One genomic window of Cottoperca gobio chromosome 10, fCotGob3.1, whole genome shotgun sequence includes the following:
- the LOC115014551 gene encoding LOW QUALITY PROTEIN: SPARC-like (The sequence of the model RefSeq protein was modified relative to this genomic sequence to represent the inferred CDS: deleted 1 base in 1 codon), which translates to MRVWIIFLLCLAGHAMAAPAVEDAIMEELVTEEPVAEEVEVGANPVQIEIGEFDEAIEVVEEEEEVFTENPCLEHHCKKGKVCEVDESNTPMCVCQDPSSCAPAEGDFEHVCGTDNKTYDSSCHFFATKCALEGTKKGHKLHLDYIGPCKYIETCLDSELSEFPLRMRDWLKNVLVTLFERDEDNNLLTEKQMLRVKKIFENEKRLQAGEHSLDLLAHDFEKNYNMYIFPVHWQFGQLDQNPVDGYLTHTELSPLRAPLIPMEHCTPRFFEECDADKDKYIALEEWANCFGIKEREY; encoded by the exons ATGAGGGTGTGGATCATCTTCCTCCTGTGCCTGGCTGGACATGCCATGGCTGCTCCT GCTGTGGAGGACGCCATCATGGAAGAGCTGGTAACCGAGGAGCCAGTTGCTGAG GAGGTCGAGGTGGGGGCCAACCCAGTGCAGATTGAGATCGGAGAGTTTGATGAGGCCATCGAGGttgttgaagaagaagaagaagttttcaCTGAGA ATCCCTGCCTGGAGCATCACTGCAAGAAGGGCAAAGTGTGCGAGGTCGATGAGAGCAACAcccccatgtgtgtgtgccaggatCCCTCCAGCTGCGCCCCTGCCGAGGGAGACTTTGAGCAT GTTTGCGGCACCGACAACAAGACCTACGACTCCTCTTGCCACTTCTTTGCCACCAAGTGCGCCCTGGAGGGAACCAAGAAGGGCCACAAGCTGCACCTGGACTACATCGGACCCTGCAAAT ACATCGAGACCTGCCTGGACTCCGAGCTGAGCGAGTTCCCGCTGCGTATGAGGGACTGGCTGAAGAACGTCCTGGTGACTCTGTTCGAGCGCGACGAGGACAACAACCTGCTGACCGAGAAGCAGATGCTCAGA GTGAAGAAGATCTTTGAGAACGAGAAGAGGCTGCAGGCCGGCGAGCACTCTCTGGACCTGCTGGCCCACGACTTCGAGAAGAACTACAACATGTACATCTTCCCCGTCCACTGGCAGTTCGGACAGCTCGACCAG AACCCCGTCGACGG GTACCTGACCCACACAGAGCTCTCCCCCCTGCGCGCCCCTCTCATCCCCATGGAGCATTGCACCCCCCGCTTCTTCGAGGAGTGCGACGCCgacaaagacaaatacatcGCCCTGGAGGAGTGGGCCAACTGCTTTGGCATCAAGGAGCGTGAGTACTGA